A stretch of DNA from Clostridium sp. JN-9:
CTCCCTTATCCTCTATCTGTCCTTTCTTTTCTCCATTAAATGCAGTTGCATCATCTTTGTAATAAATTATTACTTTACCCTTATCATCAGTTGCATATACCTTCTTGGCTTTTCCTTCGTATAACATTTCTCTCTTTTCCATTTATAATTCCACTCCTTCTTGGTTTTCCCTAATAAATTTCTCTTTCATTTCCACTCTGAACTTTATGAGTTTTTCTCTAATATCCGGATATTTTAAAGCCAGTATTTCTACTGCCAGCATTCCTGCATTATAACTATTGTTTATACCAACAGTGGCAACTGGAATAGATTTTGGCATTTGAACTATTGATAGAAGTGCATCCATTCCCTCTAGTGCACCATTAATTGGTACTCCAATCACTGGAATAGTTGTCTGGGATGCTATTACCCCTGGCAGGTGAGCGGCAAGTCCAGCACCAGCTATTATGCATTGATAATCCTCTTTCTCAAGTTCATGAACAACCTGAGTTAATTTTTCAGGAACTCTGTGGGCTGAAAGGATTAATGCCTTGTACTCAATTCCAAATTCTTTTAATGCCGCAGCTGCCCCT
This window harbors:
- the purE gene encoding 5-(carboxyamino)imidazole ribonucleotide mutase: MKVAIIFGSKSDTEKMRGAAAALKEFGIEYKALILSAHRVPEKLTQVVHELEKEDYQCIIAGAGLAAHLPGVIASQTTIPVIGVPINGALEGMDALLSIVQMPKSIPVATVGINNSYNAGMLAVEILALKYPDIREKLIKFRVEMKEKFIRENQEGVEL